The Paenibacillus sp. MBLB1832 genome has a window encoding:
- a CDS encoding sugar ABC transporter permease produces the protein MYIALFIIMLTFSIMTDGLFMSSRNISNLIDATGYIAVLAVGMTLVIVIRHIDLSVGFAAGFLGAIAAVLLTQAGVPFYITIPIILVLGIIVGLFNGLLVAQFGIPSFVASLAGMLIFRGALLRVTEKTGTIIIKDEHFNAIGNGFIPAITKVNGLDLLSLLLGALMIVVYIYSEFSKRNNKLKYNFDVVSKEIFAVKVIFVSAIIAYITWILAGYNGFSWTVIIVMVVVMVYHFLTTSTVLGRHIYAVGSNPEAANLSGISVKKITYIVFGSMGLLSALSGILFTARLQSATTTAGTLFELDAIAAAYVGGVSAAGGVGKITGSIIGAIVMASLSSGMNLMGIGISYQYMIRGAVLAIAVIFDVVTRKKRA, from the coding sequence ATGTATATCGCGTTATTCATCATCATGTTAACCTTCTCCATCATGACTGATGGATTATTTATGTCCTCACGCAACATCAGTAATTTGATCGATGCAACAGGCTACATTGCGGTTTTGGCCGTAGGTATGACGCTCGTCATCGTGATCAGGCATATCGATTTATCTGTCGGGTTCGCCGCTGGTTTCTTGGGAGCTATTGCGGCCGTATTGCTGACACAGGCTGGAGTACCTTTTTATATCACGATTCCGATCATTTTGGTACTTGGTATCATTGTAGGTTTGTTTAACGGTCTATTGGTCGCACAATTCGGTATTCCGTCCTTTGTGGCCTCATTAGCGGGGATGTTGATTTTCAGAGGTGCGTTGCTGCGTGTCACAGAGAAGACGGGGACAATCATCATTAAAGATGAGCATTTCAATGCGATTGGGAATGGTTTCATTCCTGCGATTACGAAAGTAAATGGTCTTGATCTGCTTTCCTTGCTGCTCGGCGCATTGATGATTGTCGTATACATCTACAGCGAGTTCTCTAAACGCAACAATAAATTGAAGTACAATTTTGATGTCGTGTCCAAAGAAATTTTCGCGGTAAAAGTCATTTTCGTATCAGCGATTATCGCTTATATTACTTGGATTTTAGCGGGTTATAATGGCTTCTCCTGGACCGTCATTATCGTCATGGTTGTCGTGATGGTGTATCATTTCTTGACGACTTCGACTGTGCTCGGAAGACATATTTATGCGGTCGGAAGCAATCCAGAAGCAGCGAATTTGAGCGGGATTAGCGTGAAAAAGATTACCTATATCGTCTTCGGCTCGATGGGGCTGCTCTCAGCGCTATCGGGGATTCTCTTCACGGCTCGTTTGCAATCCGCAACAACGACAGCGGGAACTTTGTTCGAGTTGGATGCGATTGCAGCAGCTTATGTTGGCGGTGTTTCAGCGGCAGGCGGCGTTGGTAAAATTACCGGGTCCATCATTGGCGCGATCGTCATGGCTTCATTGTCCAGCGGGATGAACTTGATGGGGATTGGAATTTCCTACCAGTACATGATTCGCGGCGCAGTGTTGGCGATTGCCGTTATTTTCGATGTTGTGACACGTAAGAAAAGAGCGTAA
- a CDS encoding sugar ABC transporter ATP-binding protein, giving the protein MSKYILEMNGISKEFTGVKALSNVNFKVHAGEIHCLVGENGAGKSTLMKVLSGVYPHGTYAGDIVFEGRVQHFAKISDSVKTGIAIIYQELALFPDLTVYENIYAGNEVRKGIMVDWNQTIQQAKEMLNKVKLDVNPEVLVKDLGVGKQQLVEIAKALSKDVKLLILDEPTAALNEKESENLLELLKELKKQGITSIMISHKLKEVTAIADHITVLRDGRTICTLDAAKSEISESVIIKSMVGREIDDIYPKRDKKSFGSNILEIRNWTAYDPQLGRDVVKDAHLHVKKGEIVGIAGLMGSGRTELAQSIFGNPKGFKIRGELFLDGEKKQFHHPKDAIAAGIAYVTEDRKGDGLFLIQDIKQNISVANLNGISDKGVINNNEEVKISTHYKTSLNIKAPSVEQIVGNLSGGNQQKVSLGKWLFVKPNLLILDEPTRGIDVGAKYEIYTIMNKLISEGMSIIMISSELSEVLGMSDRVYVMAEGKMKGELSIEEADQETIMKLATQ; this is encoded by the coding sequence ATGAGTAAATACATATTAGAAATGAATGGAATTTCCAAAGAGTTCACGGGCGTTAAAGCGTTATCCAACGTGAATTTCAAGGTGCATGCCGGTGAAATTCACTGTTTGGTTGGCGAGAATGGTGCGGGCAAATCGACACTGATGAAGGTGTTGAGCGGCGTGTATCCACATGGCACATACGCAGGGGATATCGTTTTCGAGGGTCGCGTTCAGCATTTTGCTAAGATTAGTGACAGTGTCAAAACAGGCATCGCCATTATTTATCAGGAATTAGCACTATTCCCCGATCTGACGGTCTATGAGAACATCTATGCGGGCAATGAAGTGAGAAAAGGGATCATGGTGGATTGGAACCAAACGATCCAACAAGCCAAAGAGATGCTGAACAAAGTGAAGCTGGATGTAAATCCCGAGGTTCTCGTCAAGGATCTAGGCGTAGGGAAGCAGCAACTCGTGGAAATTGCCAAAGCGCTAAGCAAAGATGTAAAGCTGCTCATCCTGGATGAGCCCACAGCTGCGCTGAATGAGAAAGAAAGCGAAAACTTGCTGGAACTACTGAAAGAGCTGAAGAAGCAAGGGATCACGAGCATTATGATTTCACATAAGCTCAAAGAAGTTACGGCTATCGCCGATCATATCACGGTGCTTCGTGACGGCAGGACGATCTGCACGCTGGATGCTGCCAAAAGTGAAATTTCCGAAAGCGTCATCATTAAGAGCATGGTGGGGCGGGAAATCGACGACATCTATCCGAAAAGAGATAAAAAATCGTTCGGCTCCAACATCCTCGAAATTCGGAATTGGACCGCATACGATCCGCAGCTCGGCCGTGACGTTGTGAAAGATGCCCATTTGCATGTGAAAAAAGGTGAAATCGTCGGTATTGCTGGACTCATGGGCTCGGGAAGAACCGAATTAGCCCAAAGCATTTTCGGCAATCCCAAAGGATTTAAAATCCGCGGGGAGCTCTTCCTCGACGGCGAGAAAAAACAGTTTCATCATCCGAAGGATGCCATTGCCGCAGGGATTGCCTATGTAACAGAGGATCGCAAAGGTGATGGATTATTTTTAATCCAGGATATTAAGCAGAACATTTCGGTCGCCAATTTGAATGGCATTTCGGATAAAGGGGTCATCAACAATAACGAGGAAGTCAAAATTTCGACGCATTACAAAACCTCGTTAAATATCAAAGCTCCATCCGTTGAGCAAATTGTCGGCAATTTGAGCGGCGGTAATCAGCAGAAAGTATCGCTTGGCAAATGGTTGTTTGTGAAACCGAATTTGTTGATTCTCGACGAACCTACCCGTGGGATTGACGTTGGCGCCAAATACGAAATCTATACGATCATGAATAAATTAATCAGTGAAGGCATGAGCATCATTATGATTTCTTCGGAGCTCAGTGAAGTGCTAGGGATGAGTGATCGTGTCTACGTCATGGCCGAAGGGAAAATGAAAGGCGAGCTTTCCATCGAAGAAGCGGATCAAGAAACCATTATGAAGCTTGCTACGCAATAG
- a CDS encoding sugar ABC transporter substrate-binding protein: protein MKRSVKAISMMLVVMMLAVFVAACGNSSSKVSVGIVLPTKDEPRWVQDEQRFKDALKGSKYTTEILFSQGSSAKEKENVDALIAKGIKVLIICPQDGDAAAAAVEAAKKAGVQVISYDRLITKTDAVNYYVTFDSVAVGKAQAQYLVDKAQKGQPLYLYAGAASDNNAFLFFDGAWQVLQPKIADGTFKIANSSEAVALKGNAKLTREQMSKIIGQITTNWDANEAKNKAQTHLTAAAADMKGNVAILAPNDGTARSIADVFAGDKAVTKFLVTGQDAEKASIQYVIDGKQSMTVFKDVRTLVKDAMGMAVAILDGKTPETTGSYNNGKIDVKAKQTNVIVVDKANVKSALVDSAYYQASDFKGL from the coding sequence ATGAAACGTAGTGTGAAAGCGATTTCCATGATGTTAGTAGTGATGATGCTTGCTGTTTTCGTAGCAGCTTGCGGCAACTCGAGTTCGAAAGTAAGTGTAGGGATTGTTCTTCCAACGAAAGATGAGCCAAGATGGGTTCAAGATGAGCAACGATTCAAAGATGCGCTAAAGGGTTCGAAATATACAACTGAAATTTTGTTCAGCCAAGGTTCATCTGCAAAGGAAAAAGAAAATGTGGATGCGTTGATTGCAAAAGGCATTAAAGTTCTGATTATTTGTCCACAAGATGGTGACGCAGCAGCAGCTGCAGTTGAAGCAGCTAAAAAAGCTGGCGTTCAAGTTATCTCTTACGACCGTTTGATCACGAAAACAGATGCTGTTAACTACTATGTAACGTTTGACAGCGTGGCAGTAGGTAAAGCGCAAGCGCAATACCTCGTAGATAAAGCACAAAAAGGTCAACCGCTTTACCTGTATGCAGGTGCAGCTTCCGATAACAATGCGTTCTTGTTCTTCGATGGAGCTTGGCAAGTTCTTCAACCTAAAATCGCGGACGGCACTTTCAAAATTGCTAACTCCAGCGAAGCGGTTGCATTGAAAGGCAATGCGAAATTGACACGTGAGCAAATGAGTAAAATCATTGGTCAAATTACGACGAACTGGGATGCGAACGAAGCGAAAAATAAAGCACAAACGCATTTGACTGCAGCAGCAGCCGACATGAAAGGTAACGTTGCAATCTTGGCGCCAAATGACGGAACTGCACGCTCCATCGCAGATGTATTTGCAGGAGATAAAGCCGTAACGAAATTCCTTGTAACTGGTCAAGATGCTGAGAAAGCGTCCATCCAATACGTAATTGACGGCAAACAATCTATGACGGTATTTAAAGATGTTCGTACATTGGTTAAAGATGCGATGGGTATGGCTGTAGCGATTCTTGACGGTAAAACACCTGAAACTACAGGTTCTTACAACAACGGCAAAATCGATGTAAAAGCGAAGCAAACGAACGTCATCGTTGTTGATAAAGCGAACGTGAAATCCGCACTTGTTGATTCCGCCTACTACCAAGCAAGCGATTTCAAAGGTCTATAA
- the xylF gene encoding D-xylose ABC transporter substrate-binding protein, with protein MQANTTTVDQGVAMQSNQPTPRPLRPANQKVVVGLSIDTLLEERWQKDRDLFKAAVEKLGASIEVQAANGDDAKQLSQAENLISQGVDVLVVVPHNAEVASAIVQKAHQSGIKVISYDRLIVNSDVDLYISFDNEKAGELQAKAIVSKVPKGNYVLIEGADTDNNAHMFKKGQMNILKPFVERGDITIVYDQATKEWKPANALANMELALRANRNNVQAVVAANDATAGGVIQALAAQSMAGKIPVSGQDAELAAAQRIVEGTQTMTVYKPIRKLAETAAELAVKMAKGENVHADKKVNNKKIDVPSILLDPIAVDRTNMDATIIADGFHTHEDVYRNVKGTQITK; from the coding sequence ATGCAAGCAAATACCACAACTGTCGACCAAGGGGTCGCCATGCAATCGAATCAACCAACGCCTCGCCCGTTGAGGCCAGCCAACCAGAAGGTCGTCGTCGGATTATCGATCGACACGTTGCTGGAAGAACGCTGGCAGAAGGATCGCGATCTCTTCAAAGCGGCCGTTGAGAAGCTGGGGGCTAGCATTGAAGTGCAAGCTGCGAATGGCGATGATGCGAAGCAGCTGTCACAAGCGGAGAATTTGATTTCGCAGGGGGTTGATGTGTTAGTCGTTGTACCTCACAATGCGGAGGTTGCTTCGGCCATCGTGCAAAAAGCGCATCAATCCGGCATCAAAGTAATTTCCTATGATCGCTTGATCGTGAATTCGGATGTGGATTTATACATCTCTTTCGATAATGAGAAAGCAGGCGAGCTGCAGGCGAAAGCGATTGTGTCGAAGGTTCCGAAGGGGAACTATGTGCTCATTGAGGGAGCAGACACAGACAATAATGCGCATATGTTCAAAAAGGGGCAAATGAACATCTTGAAACCGTTTGTCGAACGCGGCGACATTACGATTGTGTACGATCAAGCCACGAAGGAATGGAAGCCTGCTAATGCGCTTGCCAATATGGAGCTGGCTTTAAGAGCGAATCGTAACAACGTGCAAGCCGTTGTCGCGGCGAACGACGCCACGGCTGGCGGAGTTATTCAAGCCCTTGCGGCTCAGAGTATGGCCGGCAAAATCCCTGTATCTGGCCAGGATGCAGAGCTGGCGGCTGCACAGCGGATCGTTGAAGGCACGCAGACGATGACGGTGTATAAGCCGATCCGCAAGTTGGCGGAAACGGCTGCTGAGCTTGCCGTGAAGATGGCGAAGGGTGAAAATGTCCACGCGGATAAAAAAGTAAACAACAAAAAAATCGATGTGCCTTCAATTTTGCTTGACCCGATTGCGGTCGACCGCACGAATATGGATGCAACGATCATTGCGGACGGCTTTCATACGCATGAAGATGTATATCGCAATGTAAAAGGGACACAAATCACAAAATAG
- a CDS encoding response regulator, translating to MIRVLIVDDEPIERMALQKIIEEGFTEVEVVGQASNGREAIEAAARLQPDLITMDIKMPGINGLQAIEQIKATNERIKFIMVTAFDTFEFAQQAIRLGVYDYMLKPSRISVVLDTISRVVEEMKHLQLEEAHRNHEKEKLRKMTPLLEADLVEQLLFTEMPAQILHEMIDLIGLPPAGDGFVMTLVFSEFGEQEEEQPDLDAVYAHVKNQLQMYAQPYWIGKMSGHQIPLIVFLDGELTPRAQAIGLARRLLQSMNGIWDRHRLFIGIGGVCRDMRDMRKSYHEALLASMDVSLPARYCLYEDVSRQDIQSVGGHTLEMEKGVLEAARCGNMDGASDILMKMIDVSEGFGQGIAMAQQRIFEVLIIVSRMLEDMGMVVNKPYFPYPPTSYKQLKAESHLLIHQLVDMGDAVETDLLQTMKAYIQAHAHEDLSLERLAATVNRNPFYVSKLFKEHFGMNYIDFLTEHRIETAKGLMQETEMSLKEITYEVGYNDPNYFSRVFKKLVGLSPTDYRKMLLRPSNKKQL from the coding sequence ATGATTCGTGTACTCATTGTCGACGATGAACCGATTGAGCGTATGGCGCTTCAAAAGATCATCGAGGAAGGGTTTACAGAAGTAGAGGTAGTCGGTCAGGCTTCGAACGGACGGGAAGCGATTGAAGCTGCGGCACGGCTCCAGCCTGATCTCATTACGATGGATATTAAAATGCCAGGCATTAATGGTCTTCAAGCCATTGAACAGATTAAAGCAACGAATGAGCGAATCAAATTTATCATGGTCACGGCTTTTGATACGTTCGAATTCGCCCAACAAGCGATCCGACTCGGTGTGTACGATTATATGCTGAAGCCAAGCCGAATCTCCGTCGTACTAGACACGATCAGTCGGGTTGTCGAGGAAATGAAGCATCTCCAGCTAGAGGAGGCACACCGCAACCACGAGAAGGAGAAGCTGCGGAAGATGACGCCATTGCTCGAAGCGGATCTCGTGGAGCAGTTGTTATTTACGGAAATGCCTGCTCAGATTTTACACGAGATGATCGATCTCATCGGGCTTCCTCCCGCAGGCGATGGTTTTGTCATGACCTTAGTTTTTTCGGAATTTGGTGAGCAGGAGGAAGAGCAGCCGGATTTGGATGCGGTTTATGCGCATGTGAAAAATCAGTTACAGATGTACGCACAACCGTATTGGATTGGCAAAATGTCAGGGCATCAAATTCCGCTAATCGTATTCCTAGATGGCGAATTAACGCCGCGTGCGCAAGCGATCGGACTAGCAAGGCGTTTGTTGCAATCCATGAATGGCATTTGGGACCGCCACCGTCTATTCATCGGCATCGGAGGTGTGTGCCGCGATATGCGCGACATGCGCAAATCGTATCATGAAGCGCTGCTCGCTTCGATGGATGTCTCGCTGCCTGCCCGCTATTGTCTGTACGAAGATGTGTCCAGACAAGATATCCAGAGTGTCGGAGGACATACGCTTGAGATGGAAAAAGGCGTGCTAGAGGCAGCACGATGCGGAAATATGGATGGGGCAAGTGACATCCTCATGAAAATGATTGATGTGTCGGAGGGCTTCGGTCAGGGAATTGCGATGGCGCAGCAGCGTATTTTTGAAGTGCTGATTATCGTATCCCGCATGCTGGAAGACATGGGGATGGTCGTGAATAAGCCGTATTTTCCATATCCGCCAACCAGTTATAAACAGCTGAAAGCCGAGTCTCACCTGCTGATTCATCAATTAGTGGATATGGGAGATGCGGTAGAAACGGATTTACTCCAAACGATGAAGGCCTATATCCAAGCACATGCACATGAGGATCTTTCCCTGGAACGATTGGCGGCTACGGTTAATCGGAATCCGTTCTATGTCAGCAAGCTGTTCAAGGAACATTTTGGCATGAATTATATCGATTTCCTCACGGAGCATCGGATTGAAACGGCGAAGGGGCTGATGCAGGAAACGGAAATGAGTTTGAAAGAAATTACGTACGAGGTCGGCTATAACGATCCCAATTATTTCAGCCGCGTATTCAAGAAGCTTGTCGGTCTCTCGCCGACAGATTATCGGAAGATGCTGCTGCGGCCATCAAACAAAAAGCAGCTATAA
- a CDS encoding sensor histidine kinase, with the protein MKTIRSKMMMLSILIWIIMAIIWLSMSLYNQRTVEKYNGILQRYLQMNQASQLSQQSLTSLNKYRIAPTLENLNQYGNDNASLLRTKVEMDWLRNVTNSMLLDSLQNMLESQSEAMDLAVRFQKDNDEENAAKQFDEASNISKYISEATLTLISGEQNTYDAFYRKIIKRSDEIKKMGLWTLAFVSLLLLLFSYRFVNSVTQPLLKLTLSARELSRGNFKNPIEVATNDEMAFLAITLDSMRLKIGTLIDDIQSKAQLEYDLHRHKLMLKESELKSLQSQINPHFLFNTLNMLSKEAYLAGAGKTSELISSVAGMLRYNLRKLDSRVSLKDELEVLEEYLTIQKARFGERLQVVREIDKSALGIELPILILQPLAENAFIYAIEPAEEGGTLTIRVKQDENYVLVQVQDTGQGMEEEQLTRLLSQTENTMYKGHSTGIGIWNVIHRLQLFYGVEEIIDIDSQVGVGTCITLKLPRGHKS; encoded by the coding sequence ATGAAAACGATACGCAGCAAAATGATGATGCTCTCGATCCTCATTTGGATCATTATGGCGATTATTTGGCTCTCGATGAGTCTGTATAACCAGCGGACGGTTGAGAAATATAACGGCATTTTACAGCGGTATTTGCAAATGAACCAAGCTTCGCAGCTCAGCCAACAGTCGTTGACGTCGCTGAATAAATATCGGATTGCGCCTACGCTGGAAAACTTGAATCAGTACGGGAACGATAATGCGAGTTTGCTCCGTACGAAAGTCGAGATGGATTGGCTGCGCAACGTAACGAACAGTATGCTGCTGGACAGTCTGCAGAACATGCTGGAGAGTCAGTCGGAGGCGATGGATTTAGCGGTTCGTTTTCAGAAGGATAACGATGAAGAGAACGCGGCCAAGCAATTCGACGAGGCGTCTAATATTTCCAAATACATATCAGAAGCAACACTTACGTTAATTAGCGGCGAACAAAACACCTATGATGCGTTCTACCGCAAAATTATTAAACGCAGTGATGAGATTAAGAAAATGGGGTTATGGACGCTGGCGTTCGTGTCCTTGCTGCTCTTGCTATTTTCCTATCGGTTCGTCAATAGTGTGACCCAGCCGCTTCTGAAGCTAACGCTGTCCGCTCGCGAGCTGTCTCGCGGGAATTTCAAGAATCCAATTGAAGTGGCTACGAATGATGAAATGGCGTTTCTGGCGATTACGCTGGATAGTATGCGACTCAAGATTGGTACGTTGATCGATGATATTCAAAGCAAAGCACAGCTGGAGTATGACCTGCATCGGCATAAGCTCATGTTAAAGGAAAGTGAACTTAAGAGCTTGCAAAGTCAAATCAATCCGCATTTTTTATTTAATACACTTAATATGCTCTCTAAGGAGGCGTATTTGGCTGGGGCAGGCAAAACGAGTGAATTAATCAGTTCTGTCGCAGGGATGCTCCGATATAATCTGCGTAAGCTGGACAGCCGTGTTTCGTTGAAGGATGAGCTTGAAGTGTTAGAGGAATATTTGACGATTCAGAAAGCAAGGTTCGGAGAACGGCTGCAAGTTGTTCGAGAAATTGACAAATCGGCCCTAGGGATTGAGCTGCCAATTCTGATCCTGCAACCGCTTGCAGAAAATGCGTTTATTTATGCGATTGAACCAGCGGAAGAAGGCGGAACCTTAACGATTCGCGTTAAACAAGACGAGAATTACGTATTGGTCCAGGTGCAAGATACAGGGCAGGGTATGGAAGAAGAGCAGCTCACGAGATTGCTTTCACAAACGGAGAATACGATGTATAAGGGACATTCAACAGGAATCGGCATCTGGAACGTGATTCATCGCCTGCAGCTTTTCTACGGAGTCGAAGAAATTATAGACATCGACTCCCAAGTTGGCGTAGGGACATGTATTACTTTGAAACTGCCGAGGGGGCATAAATCATGA
- a CDS encoding substrate-binding domain-containing protein, whose amino-acid sequence MKKLMVIAILVCSCITLSFSLYYVGVIFQSDLSLSSEARPMYNEHAERIVIISQEQGSFMMNEVQKGARKAAELHQLKIDFWGVYRSNLEGLIKQIDIAIASKASGIIVEGVDHPDFDAIVKKATEKGIPVITINSDAPNSLRKSYIGSDHYQEGIIMGQYIATQLKGHGVVGVIQNLVSPTTDDLRLKGLREVLSKFDGIQVVLASNDIEMSQPKGQTNDILNHNPAVNAFIGLSTDSGESIVQAARARAGKKEYPIYLFDDSPQTVMLIKNGQVKSGLSQHYEEMGVMSVNLMKRWLDATQLPLENSYFTPISVVTSPEVEVSAP is encoded by the coding sequence ATGAAAAAACTAATGGTGATCGCCATTCTCGTGTGCAGCTGTATCACGCTGTCCTTTTCCTTATACTATGTGGGCGTGATTTTCCAGAGTGATTTGAGCTTGTCCAGTGAGGCCAGACCGATGTATAACGAGCATGCAGAACGGATCGTCATCATCTCGCAAGAGCAAGGCAGCTTTATGATGAATGAAGTTCAGAAGGGGGCGAGGAAAGCCGCCGAGCTTCATCAGCTGAAGATTGATTTCTGGGGTGTGTATCGGTCGAACCTGGAAGGGTTAATTAAGCAGATCGATATTGCAATCGCTTCCAAGGCGAGTGGGATCATTGTTGAAGGCGTGGATCACCCTGATTTCGATGCGATCGTTAAGAAAGCTACGGAGAAAGGGATTCCTGTCATCACGATTAACTCGGATGCGCCAAACAGTTTACGCAAGTCCTATATCGGGTCCGATCACTATCAAGAAGGCATTATCATGGGGCAATATATTGCAACGCAGCTGAAAGGGCACGGAGTTGTTGGTGTGATTCAGAATCTCGTTTCACCGACAACCGATGATTTGCGGCTTAAGGGGCTGAGGGAAGTGTTGAGCAAATTTGACGGAATCCAAGTCGTCCTTGCCTCGAATGACATCGAGATGTCGCAGCCCAAGGGGCAGACGAATGATATTTTGAACCACAATCCAGCGGTCAACGCCTTCATCGGGCTGTCGACAGATTCGGGAGAGAGCATTGTACAAGCTGCACGCGCACGCGCGGGTAAAAAGGAATATCCGATCTACCTCTTCGATGACTCTCCGCAAACGGTCATGTTGATTAAAAATGGTCAGGTCAAGTCGGGGTTGTCGCAGCACTACGAAGAAATGGGCGTAATGAGCGTCAATCTGATGAAACGTTGGTTGGATGCCACTCAGCTGCCTCTAGAGAACAGCTACTTCACACCGATCAGTGTCGTTACCTCACCGGAAGTTGAGGTGAGCGCGCCATGA
- a CDS encoding VOC family protein, translating to MSINIYLNFPGNTREVVAFYAEAFNQPAPKILAFGDMPQNPNYPLPEEAKNLVMHTRLELSGSTVMFSDTFPGMPFTAGNNFSMSLVSKDINEIKDAFHKLKEGGEVKMELQATDWSKLYGQVEDKFGILWQFNLDSGEGF from the coding sequence ATGTCAATTAATATCTATCTAAATTTCCCTGGCAACACGCGCGAAGTCGTAGCTTTCTATGCAGAAGCTTTTAACCAGCCAGCTCCAAAAATTCTTGCTTTCGGCGATATGCCGCAAAACCCGAACTATCCACTACCTGAGGAAGCAAAAAACCTCGTTATGCACACACGCCTTGAACTAAGCGGCAGCACAGTAATGTTCTCTGACACATTCCCTGGCATGCCTTTCACGGCAGGTAATAACTTCAGCATGTCTCTTGTCAGCAAAGACATCAATGAAATCAAGGATGCCTTCCACAAATTGAAAGAAGGCGGCGAAGTTAAAATGGAGCTTCAAGCAACCGATTGGAGCAAATTGTATGGGCAGGTTGAAGACAAATTCGGAATTCTATGGCAATTTAATCTAGATAGCGGTGAAGGCTTCTAA
- a CDS encoding copper amine oxidase N-terminal domain-containing protein, with protein sequence MRWTPRISLIFAIFLLGADSSSSETYSDHIEMLQFRSQTAPNTEPIKAVLHGAEQFEVSWRLQEMTNQKLFISSDNTAYYQVNDQWKSVLPSGERLPIMQSSLLPEPVNTPISINFKVTEGSLSLLDNLQTRWTYSLPGTNQIRPSSLQYDASEHIYFQDTRGSWYSLDQTGKERYKLILQDQDNELVCRTAPSGDAFCTSPQLGIFAIREKTNAPRLILDGKERFFTQKPQIMNDRTLVPLRSIFEAMQAKVDWNEDSQTVIATKGNRTIKLTLNNDMAYLNGKKIQLDAPPVLYQQSMYVPLRFVGESLGATVIWENATRTIQIIS encoded by the coding sequence ATGCGCTGGACTCCTCGTATATCATTGATTTTTGCCATATTCCTGCTAGGTGCTGATTCCTCCTCATCAGAGACCTACAGCGATCATATAGAAATGCTGCAATTCCGTTCGCAAACTGCTCCAAACACGGAGCCGATTAAAGCGGTCCTGCATGGTGCTGAGCAATTTGAGGTGTCTTGGAGATTGCAAGAAATGACTAACCAGAAGCTGTTTATTTCAAGCGATAACACGGCCTATTATCAAGTCAACGATCAATGGAAATCTGTTCTTCCAAGCGGTGAACGGTTGCCTATAATGCAAAGTTCCTTGCTCCCAGAACCCGTAAATACGCCAATATCGATAAATTTCAAAGTAACTGAGGGCAGTCTGAGCCTACTTGATAATCTACAAACTCGTTGGACCTACTCACTCCCTGGAACAAATCAAATCCGACCAAGTTCACTGCAATATGATGCATCCGAGCATATCTATTTTCAGGATACACGCGGCAGTTGGTATTCGCTTGACCAAACCGGAAAAGAGCGCTACAAGTTGATTTTGCAAGATCAAGATAACGAGCTTGTGTGCAGAACTGCTCCGTCCGGAGACGCTTTCTGTACTTCACCTCAACTTGGTATCTTTGCTATTCGAGAAAAAACAAACGCCCCTCGCCTCATTCTGGATGGCAAAGAGCGTTTTTTCACACAAAAACCGCAAATTATGAACGACCGCACGCTCGTGCCTCTTCGTTCCATTTTTGAAGCCATGCAAGCGAAGGTCGACTGGAACGAGGATTCTCAAACTGTTATCGCGACAAAAGGAAATCGAACCATTAAGCTAACGTTAAATAACGATATGGCTTATCTGAACGGAAAGAAGATTCAACTTGATGCGCCACCTGTCCTCTATCAGCAAAGCATGTATGTGCCGCTTCGATTCGTAGGAGAATCACTTGGCGCTACCGTGATCTGGGAGAATGCAACCCGAACTATTCAAATTATCAGCTAA